A stretch of the Bdellovibrio sp. 22V genome encodes the following:
- a CDS encoding substrate-binding domain-containing protein, translated as MRKNHWLRYSLLILFLAPFAFADRRPLSEVTKPRWNGPHQGPVGVLQKQVDYIASDLRNEGASTVGEGFQSAARHLKWKVQIKDGMGSKRVIEKHLQDAINNKVHGIVLGGFDSENFEYSIKEAQEAGIKIVGWHSGDKPGKSKYLFTNVTTNPVTVAENAAALVSYFGAKRRGVIIFTDTQFSIARTKSETMRQAVEKIKNATVLDVLDIAVSEAHEKIPATVQALNAKYGKKWTHSLAVNDIYFDHMNFPLKSIGRKDIVNISAGDGSPKALSRIRSGVSQQVASIAEPLHAQGWQVADELNRAFTPGASESGFVSDPLVITRETLGSANILSIEASLPFVDTYLKVWFPNQK; from the coding sequence TTGCGTAAAAACCACTGGCTAAGATATTCTCTCCTAATTCTTTTCTTAGCGCCTTTCGCTTTCGCCGACCGCAGACCTTTAAGTGAAGTTACGAAGCCGCGATGGAACGGACCTCACCAAGGTCCCGTCGGAGTTTTGCAAAAACAAGTAGATTATATTGCCTCAGATCTGCGCAATGAAGGGGCCTCCACCGTAGGCGAAGGATTTCAATCGGCCGCCCGCCATTTAAAATGGAAAGTGCAAATCAAAGACGGCATGGGCAGCAAAAGGGTGATTGAAAAACATCTGCAAGATGCCATCAACAATAAAGTTCACGGCATTGTTCTTGGCGGCTTCGATAGCGAGAATTTTGAATACTCCATCAAGGAGGCGCAAGAAGCCGGAATCAAAATCGTCGGCTGGCATTCGGGCGACAAGCCGGGTAAATCAAAGTATCTTTTTACGAACGTCACTACGAACCCCGTGACGGTTGCTGAAAATGCAGCGGCGCTGGTTTCCTATTTTGGCGCAAAAAGGCGCGGCGTTATCATTTTTACGGACACGCAGTTTAGCATCGCAAGAACAAAATCCGAAACGATGAGGCAAGCGGTAGAGAAAATCAAAAACGCGACCGTTTTGGATGTGCTCGACATTGCTGTTTCTGAAGCTCACGAGAAAATTCCTGCGACAGTCCAAGCCTTGAACGCAAAATATGGAAAGAAATGGACACATAGTCTGGCGGTCAACGACATCTATTTTGATCATATGAACTTTCCGTTAAAGTCCATCGGCCGTAAAGATATCGTGAACATCTCCGCCGGAGACGGCTCACCCAAAGCGCTAAGCCGCATCAGGTCTGGTGTCTCGCAACAAGTCGCCTCGATCGCGGAACCTCTTCACGCACAAGGATGGCAGGTCGCTGATGAGCTCAATCGCGCTTTCACGCCCGGCGCCAGCGAAAGCGGATTTGTCTCTGATCCTTTGGTTATTACCCGCGAGACTTTGGGTTCTGCCAATATTCTTTCGATTGAAGCGAGTCTGCCTTTTGTAGATACGTATTTGAAAGTCTGGTTTCCAAATCAGAAATAG
- a CDS encoding Fic family protein, with product MNTVVERLSRKVSDSESQQIREQTLILESLREKTESLSSQQWEEGFSRLAPYRLTSSGTLKKGDVESWQQANLYAAQKIQAEQDPAWNDILNLNALLLKAPQAEIRTTSIYLGPREACHPHLLAETLGYFSEHILPSQKHANALVAAALCQYWLVSLHPFMDANGRTAVLLADWILGRNGYLPMSFATKLDAIVATLEDDRASATAANAILKLLKNVQRSYRLILGEEI from the coding sequence ATGAACACTGTCGTTGAACGTCTTTCAAGAAAGGTGAGCGATTCTGAATCTCAGCAGATTCGCGAGCAAACCCTCATTCTTGAAAGTCTTCGCGAAAAAACGGAAAGCCTTTCTTCGCAACAATGGGAAGAGGGCTTTTCTCGTTTAGCGCCTTATCGCCTGACATCTTCGGGCACTCTTAAAAAAGGCGATGTCGAGTCGTGGCAGCAAGCCAATCTCTATGCGGCTCAAAAAATTCAAGCGGAACAAGATCCGGCCTGGAACGATATTCTAAATCTGAATGCATTGTTACTAAAGGCCCCACAAGCAGAGATTCGCACGACATCGATTTATTTGGGTCCGCGCGAAGCCTGTCATCCGCATCTTTTGGCCGAAACGCTCGGGTATTTTTCCGAGCATATTCTGCCGTCGCAAAAACATGCAAACGCCTTGGTCGCCGCGGCCCTTTGCCAATACTGGTTGGTGAGCTTGCATCCTTTTATGGATGCTAACGGTCGCACCGCCGTGCTTCTTGCCGACTGGATTTTAGGTCGCAACGGTTATCTGCCCATGAGTTTTGCGACAAAGCTCGACGCCATTGTCGCGACTTTAGAAGACGACCGGGCTTCAGCAACGGCGGCGAACGCGATCTTGAAATTGCTTAAGAACGTGCAACGCAGTTATCGCTTGATTCTGGGCGAAGAAATCTAA
- a CDS encoding PHB depolymerase family esterase, with translation MLLKLSSFFILFLSCLLLLAARPAAATEISYSYYNTSTPASEYNLGGKRPLLLWLHGCRQTTEKFVDITDVVAKTQHLDPLIIAPFQKSKLNILKCWNFTSSEMQKRDGEFMQVIDEVKKHIDSGEVDPDRVFVGGFSSGAMFANHLALCFPDIFKGALIHSGAPFNVTGSMTLASARDQVRDALACAQTGAHDQGLASRRLKTLFYIHGKKDKIVPTFMGRNAFTQSVYYLDALDDKKFNKSFRVTHITSPQGYSVRFNDGSSATYLEIEGMSHRWSGSKPGSDFSSPETLSSIDVFLELTQQLR, from the coding sequence ATGCTTCTAAAACTTTCGTCTTTCTTCATTTTATTTTTGAGCTGCTTGCTCTTGTTGGCTGCGCGCCCGGCCGCGGCCACCGAGATTTCTTATTCTTATTACAATACAAGCACACCGGCCTCCGAGTACAACCTGGGCGGCAAAAGGCCTCTTCTTTTATGGCTTCATGGGTGTCGACAAACGACCGAAAAATTCGTTGATATCACCGACGTCGTCGCCAAGACCCAACATCTGGATCCTCTGATTATCGCCCCCTTTCAGAAATCGAAGTTGAATATTCTGAAGTGCTGGAATTTCACTTCGTCAGAAATGCAAAAACGCGATGGCGAATTCATGCAAGTGATTGATGAAGTGAAAAAGCATATCGACTCCGGCGAAGTCGATCCCGACCGGGTTTTTGTCGGAGGTTTTTCTTCAGGAGCCATGTTTGCAAATCACTTGGCTCTTTGTTTTCCGGATATTTTTAAAGGAGCTTTGATTCACTCGGGAGCGCCGTTTAACGTGACTGGAAGCATGACTTTAGCTTCGGCCCGGGATCAGGTTCGCGACGCTTTAGCCTGCGCCCAAACAGGGGCTCACGATCAAGGTCTCGCGTCTCGCCGTTTGAAAACTCTGTTTTATATTCATGGGAAGAAAGATAAAATCGTTCCGACCTTCATGGGAAGAAACGCTTTTACGCAGTCGGTTTATTATCTGGATGCTTTGGATGACAAGAAATTCAATAAGTCTTTTAGAGTCACACACATCACATCCCCCCAAGGATATTCCGTGCGTTTTAACGATGGCAGCTCTGCTACGTATTTGGAAATCGAAGGGATGTCGCATCGCTGGTCAGGGAGCAAGCCCGGATCGGACTTTAGCTCCCCTGAGACTCTTTCAAGTATAGACGTCTTTTTAGAGCTGACCCAGCAACTGCGATAA